One window of Corynebacterium sp. P3-F1 genomic DNA carries:
- the glgC gene encoding glucose-1-phosphate adenylyltransferase, whose protein sequence is MNNQPNVLAIVLAGGEGKRLFPLTLDRAKPAVPFGGNYRLVDFVLSNLVNAGYNRIAVLTQYKSHSLDRHVATAWNFSGPTHQYIASVPAQQRLGKRWYQGSADALLQSLNLIYDEQPDYVLVFGADHVYRMDPSQMVEDHIASGKECTVAGIRVPRSEATAFGCIQSGEDGTITEFLEKPADPPGTPDDPEMTYASMGNYCFSTEALIRALREDNENDESDHDMGGDIIPYFVGKGQANVYDFTANEVPGSTERDKGYWRDVGTIDSFYDAHMDLISIHPVFNLYNKAWPIHSTEDENLPPAKFVSGGIAQESIIAPGSIISGSTVRNSVLSTDVRVEEGATVESSVLMPGVRVGRGAVVRHAILDKNVYVSDGATVGVDEDNDRAREFAISDSGVVVVGKSEVVE, encoded by the coding sequence GTGAACAACCAGCCGAATGTCCTCGCCATTGTCCTCGCCGGCGGAGAAGGAAAGCGCCTCTTCCCGCTGACCCTCGACCGTGCCAAGCCCGCCGTGCCGTTCGGCGGAAACTACCGTCTCGTCGACTTCGTCCTCTCGAACCTGGTCAATGCAGGCTACAACCGCATTGCCGTGTTGACGCAGTACAAGTCCCACTCGCTCGACCGCCACGTGGCTACCGCCTGGAATTTCTCGGGCCCGACGCACCAGTACATCGCGTCTGTTCCGGCGCAGCAGCGCCTGGGTAAGCGCTGGTACCAGGGTTCCGCGGACGCCCTGCTGCAGTCGCTCAACCTCATTTACGACGAGCAGCCGGATTACGTCCTCGTGTTCGGCGCCGATCACGTCTACCGCATGGACCCGTCGCAGATGGTCGAGGACCACATTGCCTCGGGCAAGGAATGCACCGTCGCGGGCATCCGCGTCCCGCGTAGCGAGGCCACCGCCTTCGGCTGCATCCAATCCGGCGAAGATGGCACTATCACCGAGTTCCTGGAAAAGCCCGCCGACCCGCCCGGTACCCCCGACGACCCCGAGATGACGTACGCCTCCATGGGCAACTACTGCTTCTCCACCGAGGCTCTGATCCGCGCCCTCCGCGAAGACAACGAGAACGACGAGTCCGACCACGACATGGGCGGCGACATCATCCCGTACTTCGTGGGCAAAGGCCAGGCCAACGTCTACGACTTCACCGCCAACGAAGTCCCCGGTTCCACCGAGCGCGACAAGGGCTACTGGCGCGACGTCGGCACCATCGACTCCTTCTACGACGCGCACATGGACCTCATCTCGATCCACCCGGTGTTCAACCTCTACAACAAGGCGTGGCCGATCCACTCCACCGAGGACGAGAACCTGCCGCCCGCGAAATTCGTCTCCGGAGGCATCGCGCAGGAGTCCATCATCGCGCCGGGTTCGATCATCTCCGGTTCGACAGTGCGCAACTCGGTTCTGTCCACCGATGTGCGCGTGGAAGAAGGTGCGACGGTCGAGTCGTCGGTGCTTATGCCCGGTGTGCGCGTCGGCCGCGGAGCAGTCGTGCGGCACGCCATCCTGGATAAGAACGTCTACGTCTCCGACGGCGCGACGGTCGGCGTCGACGAGGACAACGACCGCGCCCGAGAGTTCGCCATCTCCGACTCCGGTGTCGTGGTGGTGGGCAAATCCGAGGTCGTCGAGTAG
- a CDS encoding O-methyltransferase: MSDSAFTSLNEYITAKEQDTTLIDARSDASEYSLPTPSVAVGSLLGTLAAAGSAGSSAGVAGTGATSAGVTGAVAMTPAAGVVGLHILAGLPAKAALTCIDPEADHQARAKAAFRDAGFSSSRARFLPSRPLDVLGRLAAGAYHLVYAAVDPVDLPAVVEAAWPLLSPGGTLVLAGSLLDATITDPTRKDRGTLAAREAEELVDGLEGAVVTRLPLDSGVTLVTRRG, encoded by the coding sequence GTGAGCGATTCAGCATTTACCTCCCTCAACGAGTACATCACGGCCAAAGAGCAGGACACCACGCTTATCGACGCCCGCTCCGATGCCTCCGAATACTCCCTCCCCACCCCGAGCGTCGCGGTGGGCTCCCTGCTGGGCACCCTGGCCGCTGCCGGGAGCGCCGGGAGCAGTGCTGGCGTAGCGGGTACCGGCGCGACCTCTGCCGGTGTTACAGGCGCTGTCGCGATGACGCCTGCCGCCGGAGTTGTTGGATTGCACATTCTCGCCGGCCTGCCGGCGAAAGCCGCGCTCACCTGCATCGACCCGGAGGCGGACCACCAAGCACGCGCGAAGGCCGCGTTCCGCGATGCCGGGTTCAGCAGCTCGCGTGCGCGCTTCCTGCCGTCGCGTCCATTGGACGTGCTTGGCCGTTTGGCTGCGGGTGCGTACCACCTCGTCTACGCCGCCGTTGACCCCGTCGACCTGCCCGCCGTCGTCGAAGCCGCGTGGCCGCTGCTCTCCCCCGGCGGGACACTCGTTCTCGCAGGCTCGCTTCTCGACGCCACCATCACCGACCCCACCCGCAAAGACCGCGGCACCCTCGCCGCCCGCGAGGCGGAGGAACTGGTGGATGGGCTTGAGGGGGCCGTCGTCACGCGGCTGCCCCTCGATTCCGGCGTGACACTGGTGACCCGCCGAGGCTAG
- the sigE gene encoding RNA polymerase sigma factor SigE codes for MQDVTGTAAFDAGHGAMPSWGELVEEHADSVYRLAFRLSGDQQDAEDLTQETFMRVFRNLKTYKPGTFEGWLHRITTNLFLDMVRHRSKIRMEALPEDYERVPGTAPTPEQVYTAANLDPALQAALDELSPEFRVSVVLCDVVGMSYDEIAKTLGVKMGTVRSRIHRGRSQLRASLEAQAISSEAARELIRAR; via the coding sequence ATGCAGGACGTGACGGGCACCGCAGCTTTCGATGCCGGACATGGCGCCATGCCCAGCTGGGGCGAACTCGTCGAAGAACACGCCGACAGCGTCTACCGCCTCGCATTCCGCCTATCCGGCGATCAACAGGATGCCGAGGACCTCACCCAAGAGACGTTCATGCGCGTGTTCCGCAACCTGAAAACGTACAAGCCCGGCACCTTCGAGGGGTGGCTGCACCGCATCACAACGAACCTCTTCCTCGACATGGTGCGCCACCGCAGCAAGATCCGCATGGAGGCACTGCCGGAGGACTACGAGCGCGTGCCCGGGACAGCGCCGACCCCTGAGCAGGTCTACACCGCCGCCAACCTCGACCCCGCGCTTCAAGCCGCGCTCGACGAGCTGAGTCCCGAGTTCCGCGTCTCCGTCGTGCTCTGCGACGTCGTCGGGATGAGCTACGACGAAATCGCCAAAACGCTCGGCGTCAAAATGGGCACCGTCCGCTCGCGCATTCACCGCGGCCGCAGCCAGCTCCGCGCGTCGCTCGAAGCCCAAGCTATCTCCAGCGAAGCCGCGCGCGAGCTCATCCGCGCGAGGTGA
- a CDS encoding zf-HC2 domain-containing protein: MPTFDSIDHLNYEAVAALIDDELSPTALHRAHQHLAQCPDCRREVAQQQAAAEAVREHNTDGCLRAPRSLVERLAHLDDASRDTRPSRDAQNTQDTQDAHDSSEIRGTTSAGTPNSGRKWPIAWSHLRDRLK; this comes from the coding sequence GTGCCCACGTTCGATTCCATCGACCACCTCAACTACGAAGCGGTCGCCGCGCTTATCGACGACGAACTGTCCCCCACCGCCCTCCACCGCGCCCACCAACACCTCGCGCAGTGCCCCGACTGTCGCCGCGAAGTAGCGCAGCAGCAAGCAGCCGCTGAAGCAGTCCGGGAACACAACACCGACGGATGTCTGCGCGCGCCGCGGTCGCTCGTCGAGAGGCTGGCGCACCTTGATGACGCTTCCCGCGACACGCGCCCATCCCGCGACGCTCAGAACACCCAAGACACCCAGGATGCGCACGATTCCAGCGAGATCCGGGGGACCACATCAGCCGGCACCCCTAATTCTGGCCGGAAATGGCCCATAGCCTGGAGCCACTTGCGTGACCGGCTAAAGTGA
- a CDS encoding Sec-independent protein translocase TatB, with protein sequence MFDSIGWGEIFVVILAGLIIIGPERLPGVIMDVRAALFAARRAINDAKEELYGEEFEEFRKPISTVTEYAAMGPKRAIAKALFDEDGDYLDQFDPRRMMNEDPVTGSDAAAAAAAAAAGSDRTSAEGKDGASTGGSTTVPSQTQQSVASSQPSSPTSHSNAGAPDHSSTAGGSSKAEHTGTVGVNGSSEAAVPRPPRRRRRQPGINPPPSEFNPSAQSSGGGFSWADVT encoded by the coding sequence GTGTTTGACTCAATCGGCTGGGGCGAAATCTTTGTCGTCATACTTGCGGGACTTATCATTATCGGTCCCGAGCGCTTGCCCGGAGTCATCATGGACGTACGAGCCGCGTTATTTGCGGCGCGGCGCGCGATTAACGATGCGAAGGAAGAACTCTACGGTGAGGAGTTCGAAGAGTTCCGGAAGCCGATAAGCACCGTCACGGAGTACGCGGCGATGGGTCCGAAGCGCGCCATCGCCAAAGCGCTTTTCGACGAAGACGGCGATTACCTCGACCAGTTCGACCCCCGCCGCATGATGAATGAAGATCCTGTAACCGGCAGTGATGCTGCTGCTGCTGCCGCCGCAGCAGCCGCGGGCAGTGATCGGACGTCAGCCGAGGGCAAAGATGGGGCATCAACCGGTGGCAGCACTACGGTGCCGTCGCAGACACAGCAGTCCGTAGCGTCGTCGCAGCCATCATCACCTACGTCGCATAGCAATGCCGGGGCACCTGACCACTCGTCGACCGCCGGTGGCTCATCGAAGGCCGAGCACACGGGGACTGTCGGAGTCAATGGCTCGAGTGAAGCGGCAGTGCCTCGTCCGCCCCGGCGTCGGCGACGTCAGCCGGGCATCAATCCGCCGCCTTCTGAGTTCAACCCATCTGCCCAGTCCAGCGGAGGCGGCTTCTCGTGGGCTGACGTGACTTAG
- a CDS encoding Mrp/NBP35 family ATP-binding protein yields the protein MTDTTPISEAAVRNALSRVDDPEIGKPITDLDMVESVRIDGRDVAVGIYLTIAGCPMRDTIEGNVRAVLEELDGVGEVSVTMHTMSDEQRRSLAQRLRGDKSEPVIPFSQPGSTTRVYAVASGKGGVGKSSMTVNLATALAAQGLTVGILDADIYGHSIPGLMGSADQGPTVVDEMLMPPIAHGVRHISIGQFVEGNAPVVWRGPMLTRAIQQFLADVYWSELDVLFMDLPPGTGDVAITVAQLVPDAELLIVTTPQAAAAEVAERAGSISQQTGQRVAGVIENMSAMVMSDGSTMDIFGTGGGELVAERLTAITGSEVPLLGSVPLDPQLRVQGDAGTPIALQAPDSPSGKAIADIAGKLKIRRDSLAGKSLNLGVTRN from the coding sequence ATGACTGACACAACCCCGATTTCAGAAGCAGCTGTCCGTAACGCGCTCTCGCGTGTAGACGACCCGGAGATCGGCAAACCGATCACCGATTTGGACATGGTTGAATCCGTGCGTATCGACGGCCGCGACGTCGCCGTCGGCATCTACCTCACCATTGCCGGATGCCCGATGCGCGACACCATCGAAGGAAACGTCCGCGCCGTCCTCGAGGAGCTCGACGGAGTGGGCGAAGTCAGCGTGACCATGCACACGATGAGCGACGAGCAGCGCCGCAGCCTCGCCCAGCGCCTCAGAGGCGACAAGTCCGAACCGGTGATCCCGTTCTCCCAGCCCGGGTCGACGACTCGGGTGTATGCGGTGGCGTCGGGTAAAGGCGGCGTGGGCAAGTCGTCTATGACCGTGAATTTGGCTACGGCGCTCGCGGCGCAGGGACTCACCGTCGGAATTCTCGATGCCGATATTTACGGCCACTCCATCCCGGGCCTGATGGGCTCTGCGGACCAGGGGCCGACGGTTGTGGACGAGATGCTCATGCCCCCAATCGCCCACGGCGTCCGCCACATTTCCATCGGCCAGTTCGTCGAGGGCAACGCGCCTGTGGTGTGGCGCGGACCAATGCTTACCCGCGCGATCCAGCAATTTCTTGCCGATGTCTACTGGTCCGAACTTGACGTCCTCTTCATGGATCTTCCGCCCGGGACCGGCGACGTCGCCATCACCGTCGCGCAACTGGTCCCGGATGCGGAGCTGCTCATCGTGACCACCCCGCAGGCCGCCGCCGCTGAAGTCGCTGAGCGCGCAGGCTCCATCTCGCAGCAGACTGGGCAACGTGTCGCCGGTGTGATCGAGAACATGTCCGCCATGGTGATGTCCGACGGATCAACCATGGACATCTTCGGCACCGGCGGCGGCGAGCTGGTCGCCGAGCGCCTCACCGCGATAACCGGTTCCGAGGTCCCCCTCCTCGGCTCCGTCCCCCTCGACCCCCAACTGCGCGTCCAAGGCGACGCAGGCACCCCCATTGCTCTGCAAGCCCCCGACTCGCCGTCCGGGAAGGCAATCGCAGACATTGCAGGGAAACTTAAGATCCGCCGGGATTCACTCGCCGGCAAGAGCCTGAACCTCGGTGTGACACGGAACTAA
- a CDS encoding HNH endonuclease signature motif containing protein, with protein sequence MTTFDAFLNSLGSPLDILVGFDRQAARAAGVKPATINDWDTLHRVYFGPTRFTRKQAQAVRAARETDKSLDQLVLIENQLKAVSDPSEKWRLRRALLSVRGNYDTLKRRAKDIIPDPDLDKPAPESTVRFSKTRKGTRSFTATGHERDIAALEYALRQGLDPRRPAGPQMYEALTGILKGDGGVADAVPRPLVVVPLDEHTKILAGQGDETVVGLSDGTTMTGAEYLARFCGEDLEVALFHPQAGPVNLYTGHRFANQKQRDLARATLTTCPVPECRHAADNCEVHHVTPWARGGPTNMDNLSILCRYHNRTNDDDPAHQHRGRIQIRGGTPVWVSPRGTPVANTTHQYGAMHLLFGKQQE encoded by the coding sequence GTGACCACGTTTGACGCTTTTTTGAATTCTCTTGGTAGCCCGTTGGACATCCTGGTTGGTTTCGACCGTCAGGCAGCTCGTGCTGCCGGCGTCAAACCTGCAACCATCAACGACTGGGACACACTCCACCGGGTCTATTTCGGCCCGACCCGGTTCACCCGGAAGCAAGCCCAGGCGGTGCGTGCTGCCCGTGAGACGGACAAGTCGTTGGATCAGTTGGTACTGATCGAAAACCAACTCAAAGCTGTGTCAGACCCGTCCGAGAAGTGGCGGCTACGCCGTGCGCTGTTGTCGGTGCGGGGCAACTACGACACACTCAAGCGCCGGGCCAAAGACATCATCCCTGATCCCGATCTGGACAAGCCAGCACCGGAGTCCACGGTCCGGTTCAGCAAAACAAGAAAAGGCACACGGTCGTTTACCGCCACCGGTCACGAGCGCGATATCGCCGCTTTGGAATACGCCCTGCGCCAGGGTCTTGATCCGCGGCGTCCTGCGGGCCCGCAAATGTATGAAGCACTCACCGGCATCCTGAAAGGCGACGGTGGTGTCGCCGATGCTGTTCCCCGCCCGCTGGTGGTTGTCCCGTTGGACGAGCACACGAAGATTCTTGCCGGGCAGGGTGATGAGACCGTTGTGGGGTTGTCGGATGGGACCACGATGACCGGTGCGGAATATTTGGCCCGGTTCTGCGGGGAGGATCTTGAGGTGGCGTTGTTCCACCCGCAGGCAGGACCGGTGAACTTGTACACCGGTCACAGGTTCGCGAACCAGAAGCAGCGGGATTTAGCCCGGGCGACGTTGACGACCTGCCCGGTGCCGGAGTGCCGGCACGCGGCGGATAACTGCGAGGTCCACCACGTCACACCGTGGGCACGGGGCGGACCGACGAACATGGACAACCTGTCCATCTTGTGCAGGTATCACAACCGCACCAACGACGACGACCCCGCACATCAACACCGGGGCAGGATACAGATCCGGGGCGGCACACCCGTATGGGTCTCACCGAGGGGGACACCGGTGGCGAACACCACCCACCAATACGGAGCGATGCACCTACTGTTCGGAAAACAACAGGAATAA
- a CDS encoding multifunctional oxoglutarate decarboxylase/oxoglutarate dehydrogenase thiamine pyrophosphate-binding subunit/dihydrolipoyllysine-residue succinyltransferase subunit, with the protein MSSESTFGQNDWLVDEMFQQYKNDPDSVGDEWRELFDKKGDAGATQATPLVSPAAKKAAVQDSQPHKARTETKVAETTGAPSQDGRETRVDTAVNEVPKPSQKPANKKKTKHSPMDRLKPLPEAGETQLKGTFKAIAKNMDESLTVPTATTVRDMPVKLMFENRAQINDHLKRTRGGKISFTHIIGWAIVKSALLHPGMNVNYTVKDGKPFVVTPEHINLGLAIDLPQKDGSRALVVAAIKECETLTFDQFVKAYEDIVDRARKNKLKLEDFQGVTIQLTNPGGIGTRHSIPRLTKGQGTIVGVGAMDYPAEFAGASEDRLAELGVGKLTTLTSTYDHRVIQGAESGEFLRDISQLLNDDKFWDEIFDAMQIPYAPMRWAQDIPNGGVDKNTRVMNLIEAYRSRGHLMADTNPLHWHQPGLPKPDSRDLLLETHGLTLWDLDRTFNVGGFGGKETMTLREVLTRLRAAYTLHVGAEYTHVLDRDEREWLRDRIEVGMPKPTNAEQKYILQKLNAAEAFENFLQTKYLGQKRFSLEGAETLIPLMDAVIDTAAGQGLDEVVIGMPHRGRLNVLFNIVGKPVKTIFGEFEGNLQPAQQGGSGDVKYHLGFEGEHIQMFGDGDIKVTLAANPSHLEAVDPVMVGIARAKQDIINHGKNVEDHSVVPMMLHGDASFTGLGVVQETLNMSKLKGYDVGGTVHIVVNNQIGFTTTPDQGRSSYYATDLAKGFDCPVFHVNGDDPEAAAWVGQLATEYRREFGKDVFIDLLCYRLRGHNEADDPSVTQPLMYDRIESHPSVRTRYTKDLIGRGDITEDEAEIAKQDFHDQLDSVFNDVKEDGGSPAEQHGITESQSLTRGLDTSIDEAMFKQLANAYADLPGDFTANKRLKSVIKSRGGSFDNGNIDWAWGELLAFGSLAAEGKLVRLAGEDSKRGTFTQRHGVLFDPNTGEQYNPLDAHAIEQGNGGRFRIYNSALTEFGGLGFEYGYTVGNPDALVAWEAQFGDFANGAQTIIDEYISSGETKWGQLSSLIMLLPHGYEGQGPDHSSARIERFLQLVAEGSMTVAQPSTPANHFHLLRRQALGDMRRPLVVFTPKSMLRNKAAVSQPADFIESKSFRSVIDDPNIVDAKNKVIGDADKVTTIILCSGKIYYELEKRRQKDEREDVAIIRIEMLHPIPFNRLNKAFANYPNAKEVRFVQDEPANQGPWPFYNEHLANLVDDLPPMRRVSRRAMTTTATGVAKIHQQEEKALIDEAFA; encoded by the coding sequence GTGAGCAGCGAGAGCACATTCGGCCAAAACGACTGGCTGGTTGATGAGATGTTCCAGCAGTACAAGAACGATCCGGACTCCGTCGGCGACGAGTGGCGCGAGTTGTTCGACAAAAAGGGCGACGCCGGCGCTACCCAGGCCACCCCGCTCGTCTCCCCCGCCGCCAAGAAGGCAGCGGTCCAGGACTCCCAGCCGCACAAGGCACGGACCGAAACCAAGGTCGCCGAGACTACCGGTGCCCCGAGCCAGGACGGCCGCGAAACCCGCGTCGACACCGCAGTCAACGAGGTGCCCAAACCGTCCCAGAAGCCGGCCAACAAGAAGAAGACCAAGCACTCCCCGATGGACCGCCTGAAGCCGCTCCCGGAAGCTGGCGAGACTCAGCTCAAGGGCACCTTCAAGGCCATCGCGAAGAACATGGACGAGTCCCTGACCGTCCCAACGGCCACCACCGTGCGCGACATGCCGGTCAAGCTCATGTTCGAAAACCGTGCGCAGATCAACGACCACCTCAAGCGCACCCGCGGCGGCAAGATCTCGTTCACCCACATCATCGGCTGGGCGATCGTGAAGTCCGCCCTGCTCCACCCGGGTATGAACGTCAACTACACCGTCAAGGACGGCAAGCCGTTCGTGGTCACGCCCGAGCACATCAACCTGGGCTTGGCCATCGACCTCCCTCAAAAGGACGGCAGCCGCGCCCTAGTCGTCGCCGCCATCAAGGAGTGCGAGACCCTCACCTTCGACCAGTTCGTCAAGGCCTACGAGGACATCGTCGACCGCGCCCGCAAGAACAAGCTCAAGCTCGAAGACTTCCAGGGCGTCACTATTCAGCTGACCAACCCGGGCGGCATTGGCACCCGCCACTCCATCCCGCGCCTGACCAAGGGCCAGGGCACCATCGTCGGTGTCGGCGCGATGGACTACCCGGCCGAATTCGCTGGTGCGTCCGAGGACCGTCTCGCCGAACTCGGCGTGGGCAAGCTGACCACCCTGACCTCCACTTACGACCACCGCGTCATCCAGGGTGCAGAGTCCGGCGAATTCCTCCGCGACATCTCGCAGCTGCTTAACGACGACAAGTTCTGGGACGAGATCTTCGATGCCATGCAGATCCCGTACGCCCCGATGCGCTGGGCCCAGGACATTCCTAACGGCGGTGTGGACAAGAACACCCGCGTGATGAACCTCATCGAGGCATACCGCTCCCGCGGCCACCTCATGGCCGACACGAACCCGCTGCACTGGCACCAGCCCGGCCTGCCCAAGCCGGACTCCCGCGACCTGCTGCTGGAAACCCACGGCCTGACCTTGTGGGACCTCGACCGCACCTTCAACGTCGGCGGTTTCGGCGGCAAGGAGACCATGACGCTGCGCGAGGTGCTCACCCGCCTCCGCGCCGCCTACACCCTCCACGTCGGTGCCGAATACACCCACGTCCTGGACCGCGACGAGCGCGAATGGCTGCGCGACCGCATCGAGGTGGGCATGCCCAAGCCGACCAACGCCGAGCAGAAGTACATCTTGCAGAAACTCAACGCCGCAGAGGCCTTCGAGAACTTCCTGCAGACCAAGTACCTCGGCCAGAAGCGCTTCTCCCTCGAGGGCGCCGAGACCTTGATCCCGCTCATGGACGCCGTCATCGACACCGCTGCCGGCCAGGGCCTCGACGAAGTGGTCATCGGTATGCCGCACCGTGGACGTTTGAACGTCCTGTTCAACATCGTCGGCAAGCCCGTCAAGACCATCTTCGGCGAGTTCGAAGGCAACCTGCAGCCCGCCCAGCAGGGCGGCTCCGGCGACGTCAAGTACCACCTCGGCTTCGAAGGCGAGCACATCCAGATGTTCGGCGACGGCGACATCAAGGTCACTCTCGCCGCCAACCCGTCCCACCTGGAAGCCGTCGATCCCGTCATGGTCGGCATCGCCCGCGCGAAGCAAGACATCATCAACCACGGCAAGAACGTCGAGGACCACTCCGTCGTGCCGATGATGCTCCACGGCGACGCCTCCTTCACCGGCCTCGGCGTCGTTCAGGAAACCCTGAACATGTCCAAGCTCAAGGGCTACGACGTCGGCGGCACCGTCCACATCGTGGTGAACAACCAAATCGGCTTCACCACCACCCCGGACCAGGGCCGCTCCTCCTACTACGCCACCGACCTGGCCAAGGGCTTCGACTGCCCCGTCTTCCACGTCAACGGCGACGACCCCGAAGCGGCAGCATGGGTCGGCCAGCTGGCCACTGAATACCGCCGCGAATTCGGCAAAGACGTCTTCATCGACCTGCTGTGCTACCGCCTCCGCGGCCACAACGAGGCCGACGACCCGTCCGTGACCCAGCCGCTCATGTACGACCGCATCGAATCCCACCCGTCGGTGCGTACCCGCTACACCAAGGACCTCATCGGCCGCGGCGACATCACCGAGGACGAAGCCGAGATCGCTAAGCAGGACTTCCACGACCAGCTGGACTCCGTGTTCAACGACGTCAAGGAAGACGGCGGTTCCCCCGCCGAGCAGCACGGCATCACCGAGTCCCAGTCGCTCACCCGCGGCCTGGACACGTCTATCGACGAAGCGATGTTCAAGCAGCTCGCCAACGCCTACGCCGACCTGCCCGGCGACTTCACCGCCAACAAGCGCCTGAAGTCCGTGATCAAATCCCGCGGCGGCTCCTTCGACAACGGCAACATCGACTGGGCATGGGGCGAACTGCTCGCCTTCGGCTCCCTCGCAGCAGAAGGCAAACTCGTCCGCCTCGCCGGCGAGGACTCCAAGCGCGGCACCTTCACCCAACGCCACGGTGTCCTGTTCGACCCGAACACCGGTGAGCAGTACAACCCGCTCGACGCTCACGCCATCGAGCAAGGCAACGGCGGCCGATTCCGCATCTACAACTCCGCCCTCACGGAGTTCGGCGGCCTCGGCTTCGAATACGGCTACACCGTGGGTAACCCGGACGCACTCGTCGCATGGGAAGCACAGTTCGGCGACTTCGCCAACGGCGCCCAGACCATCATCGACGAGTACATCTCCTCCGGCGAAACCAAGTGGGGCCAGCTGTCCAGCCTGATCATGCTGCTCCCGCACGGCTACGAAGGCCAGGGTCCGGACCACTCGTCGGCACGCATCGAGCGCTTCCTGCAGCTCGTCGCCGAAGGCTCCATGACCGTCGCACAGCCGTCGACGCCGGCAAACCACTTCCACCTGCTGCGTCGACAAGCTCTCGGCGACATGCGCCGCCCGCTCGTCGTCTTCACCCCGAAGTCGATGCTGCGCAACAAGGCTGCCGTCTCCCAGCCCGCCGACTTCATCGAGTCCAAGTCCTTCCGCTCCGTCATCGACGACCCCAACATCGTCGACGCAAAGAACAAGGTCATCGGCGACGCCGACAAGGTGACCACCATCATCCTCTGCTCCGGCAAGATCTACTACGAGCTGGAAAAGCGCCGCCAGAAGGACGAGCGCGAAGACGTGGCCATCATCCGCATCGAGATGCTCCACCCGATCCCGTTCAACCGCCTCAACAAGGCCTTCGCCAACTACCCCAACGCCAAGGAAGTCCGCTTCGTCCAGGACGAGCCCGCAAACCAGGGCCCGTGGCCGTTCTACAACGAGCACCTGGCCAACCTCGTGGACGACCTCCCGCCGATGCGCCGCGTCTCCCGCCGCGCAATGACCACCACGGCAACCGGCGTGGCCAAGATCCACCAGCAAGAAGAGAAGGCGCTTATCGACGAAGCCTTCGCCTAA